One [Clostridium] saccharolyticum WM1 DNA segment encodes these proteins:
- a CDS encoding AAA family ATPase, whose protein sequence is MKKFNTITGEELLSKEVREIPFIIKDLIPIGLTLLAGSAKVGKSWLALWLSIAVAKGEAVWGYETTRCTTLYLCYEDNEIRIQNRLLEITDEAPNNVHFCTEVSKLGGELETRIRNFIAEHQDTKLIIIDTLQTIRSPNTESTYSNDYSDLTILKKLADEYKIAILLIHHFRKQKDGDVFNQITGSTGLQGAVDTMFTLSQSKRGEKTATLSCVGRDIESRELELERSEDNIWIKLSDSLSESNLKDLSFIKAVEIFMCDKDSYIGNATELSTLLNQISDDDFSNKSISKNIKRLSKSFEKLGILGFARRSNGKRIIEIVRIGDDSADQKRVS, encoded by the coding sequence ATGAAGAAGTTTAACACCATCACAGGAGAAGAATTACTGTCTAAAGAAGTTAGGGAAATCCCTTTCATCATCAAAGATTTAATTCCTATCGGGCTTACACTTCTTGCGGGTTCAGCAAAGGTGGGAAAAAGCTGGCTTGCGCTTTGGCTTAGTATCGCTGTTGCCAAGGGCGAAGCTGTTTGGGGATATGAAACCACAAGGTGCACCACGCTTTATCTCTGTTATGAAGATAATGAAATTCGTATTCAAAACAGGCTTTTAGAAATTACAGACGAAGCTCCAAACAATGTTCATTTCTGTACAGAGGTTTCAAAATTAGGTGGTGAGCTGGAAACTCGCATCAGAAATTTTATTGCAGAACATCAAGACACAAAACTGATTATCATTGATACCCTGCAAACAATTCGCAGTCCCAATACAGAAAGCACCTACTCCAATGATTACTCTGATTTGACAATTCTCAAAAAGCTTGCCGACGAATACAAGATTGCTATTTTACTCATTCACCATTTTAGAAAACAAAAAGATGGTGATGTGTTCAATCAGATCACAGGCTCAACGGGTTTGCAGGGAGCAGTGGATACCATGTTTACACTAAGTCAAAGTAAGCGTGGTGAAAAAACAGCAACCCTTTCTTGTGTTGGTAGAGATATTGAAAGTCGGGAATTGGAGCTGGAACGCAGTGAAGATAATATCTGGATTAAGCTTTCAGACAGTCTCTCAGAAAGCAATCTAAAGGATTTAAGTTTTATCAAAGCAGTAGAAATTTTTATGTGTGATAAGGATAGCTACATTGGAAATGCCACGGAATTATCGACCCTGCTTAATCAAATAAGTGACGATGATTTTTCGAACAAATCCATCTCCAAAAATATCAAGCGGTTATCCAAAAGCTTTGAAAAGCTTGGAATACTGGGCTTTGCACGACGTAGCAATGGGAAAAGAATTATAGAAATCGTTAGAATTGGTGACGATAGTGCCGACCAAAAGCGTGTGTCATAA